The Acidicapsa acidisoli genome window below encodes:
- the groL gene encoding chaperonin GroEL (60 kDa chaperone family; promotes refolding of misfolded polypeptides especially under stressful conditions; forms two stacked rings of heptamers to form a barrel-shaped 14mer; ends can be capped by GroES; misfolded proteins enter the barrel where they are refolded when GroES binds) — translation MAKQILHGEDSRQAILRGVNILADAVKVTLGPKGRNVVIEKKFGSPTITKDGVTVAKEIELQNALENVGAQLVKEVASKTSDVAGDGTTTATVLAQSIYREGVKTVAAGANPTALKRGIDKAVIAVIGARDKEGKLADGGALGKMSQPVNDDSVAQVGTISANGDVEIGEIIAGAMKTVGKDGVITIEESKTMQTYLETVEGMQFDRGYLSPYFVTDADRMEVSLDDPYILIYEKKISNMKDLLPLLEQVARAGKPLLIIAEDVEGEALATLVVNKLRGTLNVAAVKAPGFGDRRKAMLGDIAILTGGKAITEDLGIKLENVKIEDLGRAKHLTIDKDNTTIVDGAGEAADIQGRVKEIRSQIEKTTSDYDREKLQERLAKLVGGVAVIKVGAATETELKEKKARVEDALHATRAAVEEGIVAGGGVALVRSTSAVDALIKTLEGDEKIGAQIVRRSLEEPLRQIVANAGEEGAVVVGKIHESKDDHYGYNAATGQFEDLVKAGVIDPTKVTRTALQNAASIAGLLLTTEALVSEIPEPKAAAPAGGGHGGGMDGMY, via the coding sequence ATGGCAAAGCAGATTCTGCACGGAGAAGATTCCCGTCAGGCGATCCTGCGCGGAGTGAACATCCTCGCGGACGCCGTCAAGGTCACCCTCGGTCCCAAGGGCCGCAATGTGGTCATTGAAAAGAAGTTCGGTTCCCCGACCATCACCAAGGACGGCGTTACCGTCGCGAAGGAAATCGAGCTCCAGAACGCCCTGGAGAATGTCGGCGCGCAGCTCGTGAAGGAAGTTGCTTCCAAGACCTCGGACGTTGCCGGTGACGGCACCACGACCGCGACCGTTCTGGCCCAGTCGATCTATCGCGAAGGCGTGAAGACCGTTGCCGCCGGCGCGAACCCGACCGCCCTCAAGCGCGGCATCGACAAGGCTGTCATCGCCGTGATCGGCGCTCGCGACAAGGAAGGCAAGCTCGCCGATGGCGGCGCGCTCGGCAAGATGTCCCAGCCGGTCAACGATGATTCCGTAGCCCAGGTCGGCACCATCTCGGCCAACGGCGACGTGGAAATCGGCGAAATCATCGCCGGCGCCATGAAGACCGTAGGCAAGGACGGCGTGATCACGATCGAAGAGTCGAAAACCATGCAGACCTACCTCGAAACCGTGGAAGGCATGCAGTTTGACCGCGGCTACCTGAGCCCCTACTTCGTTACCGATGCCGACCGCATGGAAGTCAGCCTCGACGACCCATACATCCTGATCTACGAGAAGAAGATCAGCAACATGAAGGATCTGCTGCCTCTGCTGGAGCAGGTTGCCCGCGCCGGCAAGCCCCTGCTGATCATCGCTGAGGACGTCGAAGGCGAAGCCCTCGCGACCCTCGTCGTGAACAAGCTGCGCGGCACCCTGAACGTCGCTGCCGTCAAGGCTCCTGGCTTTGGCGATCGTCGCAAGGCGATGCTGGGCGACATTGCCATCCTCACCGGCGGCAAGGCCATCACCGAAGATCTGGGCATCAAGCTCGAGAACGTCAAGATCGAGGATCTGGGCCGCGCCAAGCACCTCACCATCGACAAGGACAACACCACCATCGTCGATGGAGCCGGGGAAGCTGCCGACATCCAAGGCCGTGTGAAGGAAATTCGCAGCCAGATCGAAAAGACCACGAGCGACTACGATCGCGAGAAGCTGCAGGAGCGGTTGGCCAAGCTGGTTGGCGGCGTTGCCGTCATCAAGGTTGGCGCTGCGACTGAGACCGAGCTGAAGGAAAAGAAGGCTCGCGTTGAAGACGCTCTCCACGCCACCCGCGCTGCCGTCGAAGAAGGCATCGTTGCCGGAGGCGGCGTTGCTCTGGTTCGCTCGACCTCTGCGGTTGACGCTCTGATCAAGACCCTCGAAGGCGATGAGAAGATCGGTGCGCAGATCGTTCGCCGTTCGCTCGAAGAGCCGCTTCGCCAGATCGTCGCAAATGCCGGCGAAGAAGGCGCAGTGGTTGTGGGCAAGATCCACGAGTCGAAGGACGACCACTACGGCTACAACGCGGCCACTGGCCAGTTCGAAGACCTGGTCAAGGCCGGCGTCATCGACCCGACCAAGGTGACCCGCACCGCTCTGCAGAACGCAGCCTCGATCGCAGGCCTGTTGCTGACTACCGAAGCCCTGGTTTCCGAGATTCCGGAGCCCAAGGCAGCGGCACCGGCCGGCGGCGGTCACGGCGGCGGCATGGACGGCATGTACTAA
- a CDS encoding secondary thiamine-phosphate synthase enzyme YjbQ, with amino-acid sequence MKSYTEYLVFETKRRKEMVHITDHVEEVVRRSGIRDGLCFVSPMHITAAIYVNDLESGLIEDIGKWLEELAPERPGYKHHQTGEDNADAHLKALLLHHETTLPVTDSKLDLGTWQRVFYAEFDGQRRKRVIVKVLGVE; translated from the coding sequence ATGAAGAGTTATACGGAGTACCTGGTGTTTGAGACGAAGCGGCGCAAGGAGATGGTGCACATTACGGACCATGTGGAAGAGGTGGTGCGGCGCAGCGGCATCAGGGATGGTTTGTGCTTTGTTTCGCCGATGCACATTACCGCTGCGATTTATGTGAACGATCTGGAGAGCGGTCTGATCGAGGACATCGGCAAGTGGCTAGAAGAGCTTGCGCCGGAGCGTCCCGGCTACAAACATCATCAGACCGGCGAGGACAACGCGGATGCGCATTTGAAGGCGCTGCTGCTGCACCACGAAACGACATTGCCTGTTACCGACAGCAAGCTCGACCTGGGAACCTGGCAGCGAGTCTTCTATGCGGAGTTTGACGGGCAGCGGCGCAAGCGAGTGATTGTGAAGGTGCTTGGGGTGGAATAA
- a CDS encoding TetR/AcrR family transcriptional regulator yields the protein MRYRPEHKAEIRQKIVKDASRRVRIEGITGAAVSAVMRDAGLTHGGFYKHFGNKDELLVESLREAFQEIANHLAHAAEQSQPETAWKAIVTTYLSLEYCEHVEYGCPLPALAPELARTDEAMKAQIFEELKKYRSRMLPFMPGQQTADKERAFFSIFSTMVGAIEIARMLPEPAMREKVLASARDLLLRSF from the coding sequence ATGCGTTACAGGCCCGAACATAAAGCCGAAATCCGTCAGAAGATTGTGAAAGACGCGTCGCGGCGTGTTCGCATCGAAGGAATCACTGGCGCTGCTGTTTCCGCCGTGATGCGCGACGCCGGCCTGACCCACGGAGGCTTTTACAAGCATTTCGGAAACAAGGACGAGTTGCTCGTGGAATCACTGCGGGAGGCATTTCAGGAAATAGCCAATCACCTTGCTCACGCCGCCGAGCAGTCCCAACCCGAGACGGCGTGGAAGGCGATCGTGACGACCTATCTGAGTCTGGAATATTGCGAGCACGTCGAGTACGGATGCCCCTTGCCCGCTCTTGCGCCCGAGTTGGCGAGAACCGATGAGGCAATGAAGGCGCAGATCTTTGAGGAACTGAAGAAGTACAGGAGCCGAATGCTTCCGTTTATGCCTGGCCAGCAAACTGCCGACAAAGAGCGCGCATTCTTTTCCATCTTTTCAACGATGGTCGGGGCAATTGAAATCGCTCGGATGCTGCCTGAGCCCGCGATGCGAGAGAAAGTGCTGGCGAGCGCGAGAGACCTTCTCTTGCGGAGCTTTTGA
- a CDS encoding alpha/beta fold hydrolase, translating into MKPLPRTAFLIALALGTCISLFGQALIPANGHQLFLDCRGNAAGPTVILLAGGGGTTSTWDKVQPQVSAFARVCSYDRAGLGKSRVIQETQSADQVVDDLAALLSAANVPQPYVLVGHSIGGLYARKFDERFDSEVAGIVLVDSSHEEQIWRFAKDEPGALSEYPDWKNNVAMSWQGFLPPEQHLSWHFTKPLIVLEHGIPIEPVWHGMQEDLAHRSPEGKLITATQSSHYIQKLQPELVVESIRTVLSQSRSQH; encoded by the coding sequence ATGAAACCTCTGCCCAGGACCGCGTTTCTGATTGCGCTCGCACTCGGTACCTGCATTTCGCTTTTCGGGCAAGCTTTGATTCCCGCAAATGGTCACCAGCTCTTTCTCGACTGCCGCGGAAATGCTGCTGGCCCGACCGTGATCCTATTGGCCGGTGGCGGGGGAACCACGAGCACATGGGACAAAGTCCAGCCGCAAGTATCTGCCTTTGCACGGGTGTGCAGCTATGATCGAGCCGGCCTGGGCAAAAGTCGCGTCATTCAAGAGACTCAGTCTGCTGATCAGGTTGTGGACGATCTGGCCGCTCTGCTAAGTGCGGCCAATGTTCCACAACCTTATGTCCTCGTTGGCCATTCCATAGGAGGGCTATATGCTCGGAAGTTCGATGAGCGATTCGATTCAGAAGTGGCCGGGATAGTTCTCGTCGATTCCTCGCATGAGGAGCAAATATGGCGCTTCGCAAAGGACGAACCAGGTGCGCTCTCCGAATATCCGGATTGGAAGAATAACGTAGCGATGAGCTGGCAAGGCTTCTTGCCGCCGGAACAGCATTTGTCCTGGCATTTCACCAAGCCACTCATCGTTCTGGAACACGGGATTCCGATTGAACCTGTTTGGCATGGGATGCAAGAGGATTTGGCGCATCGCTCACCGGAAGGAAAGCTCATCACCGCGACCCAAAGCAGCCATTACATCCAGAAGCTACAGCCTGAACTAGTCGTCGAAAGCATTCGAACTGTTCTGTCACAATCAAGGTCACAACACTAG